In Triplophysa dalaica isolate WHDGS20190420 chromosome 19, ASM1584641v1, whole genome shotgun sequence, the sequence CTTAAGCTGCATGGTATTGACTTCTTGGATGGAGGCATATTCATATCTAAGTACTAAGTTTAATATACACCGAGATTTCAGCTATTTTGTAAGATAATATTCAACaacatataacattttaagGATTTCAAAAAGCCCATCTAAGTAGCCTGTGGCGTTCCGGTTTTATTCAAGTGCAAGATGATGCATTTCgtaaatgtgttatttgaaaGTGCGCATAAATACACCAGCTTCTCTTTTTCATTCATAAGAGCcaggtatatatatattttgttgatgTGTGACTTTAAATGTCTCTTTATACCTTTCCTCTCTGTCAAGCACTCTAAAAGCCATTCCTTCTGCACTTTCATTCCCGTGGAAGAAACAGTAATCCCTGTTTTTAACAATGGATACAAAGAAGAAGTGAAGCGAGTTTCAGAGCATGAAGAtcctctttttaaaatgttttcgaGATACaaatctctttttatttgtatgACAAATATTTTGGTTTTAACATAGCAAGGAATGTACTAACAATTTATTGAAAACCCAATATACCATtgttaatatatcattttatttaaggtATTGAATAATGAAGAACATAATTAGAAAAGTAGTCtaaggcccggtttcatagacaCAGCTTAGTTTAGGACAGGACTATGCCTTATAgttgaatttatatatttatgtcgcttttataaaaatgccataaaagaaaacattactggtgtgcatctggAAACGAAACaagcaaatatatattttaagacaaTTCTGGGAAAGTTATGTTCTGTTAAGACCAGTcactcatttattttagtctgggactagccttaaaccttgtctgtgaaaccgggccaaaATTAATTGGGAtataagttatttaaaaaaatattacagtatgttattttactttaactAACAATTTGAATTCTTGtatttacatgtacatgtatTGTCTATTATTTTAGTGGTCTCATTTATAGAAGAATAATCATGTGAATTCTACGACATGCATTTACATTCGAAATCTTCAGTGTTTCATTAAAGCAACCAATCAACTGGATTATTGAAGGCAAAGAATTGTACGACTGGTGCCTTGTATTGAAAAGTTGCTCAAGCAGCCCTGCAGTCCAGTTGTGTTTGAATCACTAAAAGCCACTCAACAGAGGAGACACAGTGATTCTGGTCACCATAGCGACACTCAGATGTTTCAAACTCTGGTCTGAGGGGCAATTATCTGATCAAAGGCCTAGGACAATACACAGGGCCCACGTGCCCACCCACAGCTGGCATGATTTAGCGACCTGAGGATCCACAGCTATTTATTACAGATGACAAATCTCCAGAACCCTGCAGAGAAACCATTGTTGTTCCCTCTACAAACATTGACAACAACAAACATTGTCAAGATTGATAATTGTCCTGTCTAGTTTGGATTATAGCCATGTGTCAAAATCACTTGCTGACAAGTACAGAAGAGTCAGCTTGagtttaaataacaaataaatgttcacACAACTTTGCGAGCTATACATTCCAAATCTAAGATAGTtggttgtaaaaaaaatcaggttACAGTGTGCGTCACAAAGATCGTTTCAGGTGAAATTTCACATTTGGATGTTTACCATTCAGTGAGCTCTGGTTATTTTTCCGAAATTCAAACCAAGAATGACCGGTGACAGATGCACCGTCAAAAGAAGAGATTCAGAAAAGTCCAAAGTAATCCTAACAGCAGATCGCTGATTTAAAAGTGGCAGTGTTCACAGCCGGCAAAGGATTAATATGACTGAAAAATAATGCTCAGCCATCCATAATCCTCCACAATTCATAATTCACAAGAGAACTGgtacaaacaaaaaagttgtCGATCTTCTGCCCACCAGCAAGAATTGTCAGGGAACAAATAATACTAAAGCCTTCTGTGgttcacatttacacattgaGTGTGTGACAGGTGCCAGAACCCTACctaatttaaaatgacatatgaATGGTAATCTTTCAGAGCCACTTCAGTTCAAATCAGCACAGAAGAAAAACTCACTACAGATAAGATTTTTTGTTGGTTGTTTTTTTGATAGGTGggatgcataaatgtaaattcattgcGCTTCCGCCATTATTAATGATAAAGGCTGTTGAAATAAAAGGACACGAAACTGAAATCAGGTCATGACGCAAGCCAGAATCATTTACTGCAACTTTGCAAAATATTATTGGTTCTCTCTCACAGTTCTCTTGTATTACGATGTCATGGTAACATACAGATACCAATTTGTTTCCATGCAGACTCATAATAAACAATGTTGCATGAAGCAGGCAAGGCCGGAAATCAGATTAGAGGTAGAGATTAAGAAAGTGCTTTtctattttgtgtgaaatattcaTTGTACGGTCAGTGAATCGACTGCGGGTGGTCTGCGGGCTATGCCACAGTTCGGCAAGAGAGAATTTTTTACAATTCTCTTGTCTAGTGTTTCAAATCCCCCAGGCTGTCAAGTTTAAAGAAGCGCAGCCTGttgtaaaataaaagacatgCATGCAAATACACATACAATTTTTTCTGAGATGTAAACAGATTCTACCTTGTTTCTTTAACATGAATTGGACCTATCTGCTCAGCATTTAAACTCAAAGTCATAcagaacaaaatacatttgtatagaTTTATTACACAAATTCAGCCAAAAAggtgttaaaaatgtgtttcctcTACTGTACATTCAAAAAATATGTCAATCTATATTTTGCAATAGATAAATACTAAAAGATACTAAATAATGCACAAAACATGATATCCTTAAAGTTTATGACAAGGCTTTGAACTGTTCACACATTAATTAATTGTGCATTATTAGCAATGGAAGTGATGTAAGGTCATCATCAATTTTCCAAACATACATTGAAAACGTATAATTTTTAAACGTGACATGTTGGAGTGGAAGATGAATGCTCATACCAGGGAACGCTCATACTGATTCATTGGGTTATATAATCCTGAGGTAAACACATTGATAGCTAAGagtataaattattatttataaaaataaaaaaggaatagTGAATAGAAATTTggatttcattttaattgacaAGCTCATCATTTTGCTtagatttttattaaaggtaaagttaacacaaaaattaaaattctgtcatcatttactctcccttaAAGAATGTTATAcctctttgttctgatgaacacaaagaaagatatttggaagaatgttggtaattttcagtcactaccatagtatgaaaatatatatctcTTATATctcttatattatatattttattttaaatcttttttgtaTATATGGCGAAATATATAGGCTACTATACTACGCAGTATATATCATAAATTATAGATTTGGAAAGTTTATAGCTGCTACGACAATGTGAGAGAAAAAATTGTTTGAAATCCTAAgaagcagaaaaaaaacaaaggaaagTCTTCACAGGAAATCCCATCCTTCAAAGGAAACACAGTCATGTGATTCAGGAAAAGgaaatatgtttgtgtaaaaaCAACCCTGTCTATCTACAACCTTTTTCCTAACGTAGGACAAcacatattaatgttttaaaacatttaaaacacgtTTTAAACTTGTACAGAATACAATGCAGAAAgcaatttaaatgaattgtcCATTGCTTTTGAGTGGCTATAATTTAAGCTCAGTCTTGTAGTGCTTCAGTAATTAGGTTGTACGATAAAATCCCATAAAAACACatgataaaatgtttatcactttggataaaaccatGGCTAAATCCATAactaaaaaatgacaaaacacctCAGGTATTAGCAGTTGAATTGTCTGATCTGATAGAGAATCATGATTGTGCTTTGAAGCATCAGGTTGTCAAAGAGCAGAGTGTTCAAACAGGATCACCTGACTCTGATTCACACTGGATGGTCTCGACAGACGCAGATGTCCGATCCTTGAGTACACCTCTGCGTCCGAGCCTGCCCCACATGACGGGTGAGGGCTGGGTGGGGTGGTATGGATGATGGGATGTGGCAGATACAACCGCGGTGGTGGAGGTGGGGGAGTGAGATGGAATGGTGGTTGAGGAACAAGTAGAGGTGGGGATGAAGAAGATGTGAGACCTGTGGTGTCACAACAGGCAAAGCAGGCTGTGGCACCAGCTCCTTTAAATCATACTGAGCCATGTGGTAGAATCCAAAGTACTCCAGAGCGTTCCCGGCCTGAGCGACTCGGAGTCTGTGGCGCAGTGTTAGAACCCGATAAAGTAATGCCAAAATCAGGAGTCCGGCTAAGACCATGAACAAAACAGCCACGCTAAGCTCCAAATCCCAACAGACTCGTGGTAGAGTGGAGGTCCAACAGCCCAGGGCTGACTGATTCGATGAAGACGGCTTCCTGACAGACACATCGCTCATACCCAATACAATCAGGTTCCGGTCCACCGTTTGTGCAGGAATTTGCAAAGCAGTACTTTGAGTGGCGAGTTCAGTTGGCATTGCGACCGTCACTCAGGAGATGCGCGGCATATGGGCCTCAACCGCATACTTGAGAAGAGTCTCTCCAGAAGCCAATGCAGTCGACCATCGCTGAACAtctgttctgaagaacacagcTGGAACTGAATCAAAGATTGATGGTCACTTCTGGAGCTCAATTAAAGGAGTGTTGAAACAGAATAAGCCTTCATGTGACAATGAAATATGAAAGTGGTAAACTGCTGAGATCAGTCTGGTGTGAGCCAGCAGTCCTGTGGAGATCTCAAGCCTAATATAGAATTAAATCAAAGGCTTCGGTGAGCCAGAATTCAGGTTATTTTTGTGACTCTTGAGCTGTAGTTTGTCATTCTGCAATCACAGGTCTTACAATCTCAAAGTGAGCGCAGTACATAGCTAGGCattaaaattaactttaaaaCTTACTTTTTCTAGTAGTCCATAGAAACGTTCCCAGTCAGTATTGCGACTAGGAGTTAGTTCTAGCAGTGCGAGAAAGAATTCTTCTCCTGGGAGGAAGTTAATTGGAGAGTTCAGGAAACCATTCCACATGGACCTGGCAGGGGATTGGGTGAACTGACTATCTCTATGGTTACAGGAAACTGCCGAAGGAATTTTTATGTAAGCGGAAAGAAcaaacttatttaaaaatgcaggCTTGCCAAAAGGGGCCCAGCCCATAGAATGTCTTGGGttttaaaagtgatagttcaaccaaaacaaATGTCCCTGTTTTTTATAACCTGTATATTACTCCATGTTCTGTGggaaacaaaataagatatttttttaaatgtctcaatggttttgtagtatcttcttttgtgttctgcaaaagtcAAGTTTGGGATGACAAGAGGGGtcaaataattataaaagaTCACTTACGAAATATGGAGTTATTAAATGCACATTTCGATAAAGATTCTGCATGTGACCAGAAAAACACTGTCaggatttgtgtttttgtgtttttttgcagcGTGTTGGCTTGGCTTCACTTTGGTCTCAACCACCTGCAGGTCTCTCCCTAGGCACAACATATCGAGACAGATTAAAGCCAGTTCACAATCATTCATGTGTATTTCTCAGGGACAGGTGGGTCAGTAATGGAACAAAAGTACAAAAGCTCAGGGTTCACTACAGGTGATGTGAGAGAGGTGCTGCACTTCACCAGAATTTTGAATCAACATATTACATCATACTGAGACATTTCCATTTTCTGGAAATAATTCCATTGTACAATAATATTCTAGTATttgtatagtttttttcttAACATATAAAACTCGAAAGAGGACTCTGAAGTGCATTTAATGTCAATgtcattgtgttgttttgaactTTATGTTTCATGAATTTTGATATCTAATTTATTTATGCGACAAATTAAAATACAGCATCTAGCGTGAGGTTTGCGAATTGACCTATCGGTAAGCCCTCCCCTCAATGACCCAATGGCATTGAATATGATTTTACAGGGACGGGCCCTGCGTTCAGATTGGGATATATCACCCTCTGAAGGGCACTTCGGAGTGACAAAAATCATGGTCGCCATACTGAAGGGTCGTTCCAAACCAAAGTGCTCATAACTGGCCACTTCAAAGGGCCCTTCAGAATTAAGGATTTTGAAGGGTTCAACTGATGGTCACTTTGGGCTCCTATGATTCTTTGCGCAGATACTTTGCATGGTGACGTCGTCTCCTAATGGGTGTGGGATGATGACGCAGATGGGCACTTCAAGAAAAAGTTGTTTGGTCCCCTACATCCTTTAACCCTTCAAAGCGCTCACTCCGGAAGTTAAACCATTCGAAGGGCTTAGGGCACATGGATGAGCCCTTCGAACTGGAACGGAGGGGAGGACTCGGACAACTTGAGGTTTCAGCGCCATAGAAAAGCATTGTGTTTTAGTTTTCTGCTACAGATAACTTGTTTACTTGTACTTGTAACACTAATTCCAGGTGTCCTGGGAGCATGAatggaatttattttatttctaaaaccACACAAAATAGAGCAAAATGTGGGAGCAATAACCCGATTCAAGTCCAATCCTAGTGTAGacaaaaacgtttatgttcTGGTTGTCTTACTTTCACTAGTTTCCTTCTGCACGTcctaaatgtcatttttgtgctTCAGTATCATATATATGCCTAAAACTAggtaaaggtccagtcagtcaAATCTACCGGCACGGTTACAAATTGCAACCGACTGcgcactccacccctccctttcaaaacattacgccggctgacagaacatggtgAATTATGCAAGTGGACCCgtggtgtatatagatagaaataactatttctaaggtaagaaaaacattacGCTTCACTGTGTGagttctttatacacctctaaaggcagagctatgtatattatattgcatttctatcaatacaTCATcccaaaattacacattggataTTTAAATTAGTGAGTCCGCGCTAACGAACAAACCTAAGTAGCTAACTGTTCTCACAGCATGTACATTGTAGGTTAAACAGAGGTTTACATTTCAGTGTCTCTCCATATTAAAgttgttaaatgtaaattaatgcCATCTAACCCTGCGGTACATGAACAGTTGATCCTAGATGTTGTCATATGTGATCGTCGTGACCGTAACATGAGGCTCTCCAGCTTGCATTGTGATCTGTAAACCCTCACTTCCAAATTAAATTGTTCTCTatattctgacttctttacaatgttaaatgatGTCTTTTCATGTTAAACATGgtcaacttttcaaaaaacgagttgggcataATACGTaaatttctgtgctcgatacactcccccagcgatcgtacaggtttcagaaagtttttttcgaacatataaaactttttcgtaacaacttttcttagtcccttgcCCAATTCTCGCCGTcacagcgctaaaagatgccggacatgaaccgcatgcggtgagtgaaactgatgtctgtgttttgttgacaatgtgtgcacaagtgctttggttcagccttcCGCTCAACCCTGCACGtaccgtatgttttcggaaacaaccgtaaagctgtatctatcttttctaaatgtgatcaaactaaatactcttagaagatacgaagtatgcaatactactctataggtactcaagagtAATaggagattgacagaaaccctGTGTGCTACGCCCGCTTTAACACAGCATCAAATCACTACATAACATAACATACCTTATGAGAGCAAGTGACGCCTGAACATTAAAGATTGTATAGATGCAGTGAATGACAGATTGTGATTGGTGCTCGAGCTGATGACTTGCTGACTCCTGACTCTTCACCCTGTTTGACGCACATCATTTCTGATCACAGATTGCCTGCTGTTTTGAAGTTCTCCATCATTCTTCTGCTGCCGTCATAAACCttatgaaacactttcagcaggCATGACTTCaagtatgtgtttatgtgtgaattTCCATGATTAGTTGTTGAAAGTGTTGACTGACTgttcaagttaaaaaaaacacccaTCACAGAGTTTGTAAGCGTTTTAGATGTTGCACATCAAAAATTCTCTAAAACCACTGCAGCAAGTGTCTGTGCACTTGTGGGAGTGATGATCTGTGCAGTTTGCAGAATTGAGATGTCATCTCATACAGATCCAAACATCTCTCctcatgcatttttaatgttcCGTCTGAGCAAGATGTCTCCTCTCCCTGGCATTCAGAGGAGTAGACGAATAGACTCAAAGCAACATCGTGTTGTCAGGGATGGAGTGCTATGAAGCAGCACACTTTCGCCGGCTCAGGGGAGTTATCTGTCAGATCGTCTTATCACACGGAGCTGGATGGGACAAGGTCATCCAGCTATCACCTCTAGACACAGGCAAAGCCCCCGGCCACAGCTGTTTAAAGAATCCTTCCACAACTATATAGCCTACCACTTCCCACCAGCTCAAACCACAGGAGGACAGCTTCACAAGAAGCACAAGGATACAATGGAAAAACATACTCTGAAACATACATAAACTGCTTGACAACGGGCAACACTCCCAGCCAATGAGAACAGGATTTGTCAATCAAAGTTCTGTGTGGGTGGGGCCAAAGAAAGTTCTGTTGCTTTCTTGTTGCTGGTAGGGTTGCCAGGTGTGGAGTTTTCCTGCACGTGAAATCCGTAACAAGGActgtaaaatacacatttacgGTTTTGGAGTGACATATGTTGAGTTTTGGTATTTGGGTCATCGGCAAGTTTTGGGCTGTTTTTTTGCTTTCCA encodes:
- the LOC130407862 gene encoding uncharacterized protein LOC130407862, which produces MPTELATQSTALQIPAQTVDRNLIVLGMSDVSVRKPSSSNQSALGCWTSTLPRVCWDLELSVAVLFMVLAGLLILALLYRVLTLRHRLRVAQAGNALEYFGFYHMAQYDLKELVPQPALPVVTPQVSHLLHPHLYLFLNHHSISLPHLHHRGCICHIPSSIPPHPALTRHVGQARTQRCTQGSDICVCRDHPV